The Couchioplanes caeruleus sequence GCCGTGCGGGCCGCGGCCGCCAGCGCCTCGGACGGAGAGGTGATAGTCACCCCACCACCGTCGCGGGCGGCGGCCGCACCGGTCAGGGCCGAAGGTCCCGACCTCAGGCCCCAAGGGCACCCGCGCCGAAGGTCTCGGCTTCAGGGCCCCGATGGCACCCGCGCCGAAGGTCCCGGCTTCAGGGCCCCAAGGGCACCCGCCAGGTCAGCACCGTGCCGCCGGCGGGAGCGGCCGCGACATCGAAGGTGCCGCCGAGGTCGCGGGCGCGCTCGCCCATGTTGACCAGGCCGCCGCGGGCGGCCGCCGGGTCGGTGCCCACGCCGTCGTCCTCGACCCGGATCGTCACCTCGCCGCCGGCGGCGCGCACGGATACGCGTACGGCGGACGCCCGGGCATGCCGCGCGACGTTGGACAGCGCCTCGCGGAGCACGGCGAGCAGCTCGGGCACCACGTCGTCGGGGACCGCGCTGTCGACCGGGCCGGACACGTCGAGGCTGGGCCGGAAGCCGAGGGCGCCGGCCGCCGCCTCGACCGCGTCGCGCAGCTCGGTGCGCAGCGACGCGCCGGCCGGCGCGCGCAGCTCGAAGATCGACCGGCGGATGTCGCGGATGGTGGCGTCGAGGTCGTCCACGGCGGCGTTGACACGCGCGGCGGCCTCGGGGTGCAGCGCGTGCGGCGCGACGCCCTGCAACTGCATGCCGGTGGCGAAGAGCCGCTGGATGACGACGTCGTGCAGATCGCGCGCGATCCGCTCCCGATCCTCCAGGACCACGAGCAGCTCGCGCTCCTCCTGGGCGCGGGCGCGTTCCAACGCCAGCGCGGCCTGCCCCGCGAAACTTTCGAGCAGGGCCGCGTCGTCGTGGCCGCCGAACCAGGCCCCGGCGACGATCAGCACACCCTGCGGCAGGTCGGCGCCGGCCAACGGCGCAGCCAGCGCGGGGCCGTCCGGCACCGGCGCCGGCCAGTCGGCGACCTCCGCCAGGCTCATGTCCCCCAGCGCGTCGACGTCGACGTCGAGCACCCGGCCGACCATGGCGTCCGCGCCGTCGGCGACCTCGATGGTGTAGCGGCCGTCGCCCGGGTCCGCGAGCAGGACCAGCACCAGCTCGGCCTCGGCGATCTCGCGGGCGCGCCGGGCGATGAGCTGCAGGGCCTCCTTGCGGCGGACGGTGCCGAGCAGTACCGAGGTGATCTCGGCGGCGGCGGACAGCCAGCGTTCCCGGCGCCGGGCGAGGGCGAACAGCCGGGCGTTGTCGACGGCGACGCCGGCGGCGGCCGCGAGCGCGACCACGAGCTCCTCGTCGTCGTCGGTGAACTCGGTGCCGCCCTGCTTCTCGGCGAGGTACAGGTTGCCGAAGATCTGGTCACGGGTGCGGACCGGCACGCCCAGGAAGCTGTGCATCGGCGGGTGGTGCGGCGGGAAGCCGTACGAGCGGGGATGGCGGGTGATGTCCGGCAGCCGTACCGGATGGGGGTCGCTGATGAGCAGGCCCAGGACGCCCCGGCCGTGCGGCAGGTCGCCGATCTTCGCCCGGTCGGCCGGGTCGATGCCGTGGGTGATGAAGTCGGAGAGCTGCCGGCGGTCCGGGGCCAGCACGCCCAGCGCGCCGTAGCGGGCGCCGGCCAGCGCGCACGCGGACTCGACGATGCGCTGCAGGGTGCTGCGCAGGTCGAGGTCGGTGCTGATGCCGACGACCGCGTCGAGCAGGGCGCGCAGGCGTTCGCGACTGGCGACGACCTCGCCGACCCGGTCGAGCATCTCCTGCAACAGCTCGTCCAGGCGTACCCGGGACAGCGGGGTGAGCCCGAGCGAGGGCGGCTCGTTCATGCGCCGATGCTAGCGAGCGTCGGCGTCCGACACGGGACCTTGGACCCTGGGTGCACCGGGTGGATGAGGGTAATAAGGAGACATGATCCGTGTCTTCCTGCTCGACGACCACGAGGTGGTCCGCCGGGGCCTCGCCGACCTGCTCCACGCCGCCGGCGACATCGAGGTGGTGGGGGAGTCCGGGTCGGCGCCGGAGGCGGCCCGCCGGATCCCGGCCCTGCGCCCCGACGTCGCCGTCCTGGACGCCCGCCTGCCCGACGGCAGCGGCATCGACGTGTGCCGGGACGTCCGGGCGGTGGACTCGTCGATCAAGGGCCTGATCCTCACCTCGTACGAGGACGACGAGGCCCTGTTCGCCGCGATCATGGCGGGTGCCTCGGGCTACGTGCTCAAGCAGATCCGCGGCACCGACCTCGTGGACGCGGTGCGCCGGGTCGCGGCGGGCCAGTCGCTGCTGGACCCGGCCGTGACGCAGCGGGTGCTGGAGCGCATCCGACACGGCGTGGAGCAGCCGCGTGAGCTCGCGTCGCTCACCGACCAGGAGCGCCGGATCCTCGAGTACGTCGCGGAGGGGCTCACCAACCGCGAGATCGCGGGCAAGATGTTCCTCGCCGAGAAGACGGTGAAGAACTACGTGTCCAGCCTGCTCGCCAAGCTGGGCCTGGAGCGGCGAACCCAGGCGGCGGTGCTGGCCACCCGGCTGCTCGGCGAGCACCCACGTTAGGACCGGGGGTCTGGCGGGGTAGGTAGGCGGCCATGACGGACTACGGCATCCACTGTTCCCACGAGCAGATTCCGCCGGCCGAGCTGCTCGCCGCGGTCGTCGCCGCGGAGCGGGCCGGCTTCGACGCCGCGATGTGTTCCGACCACTTCTCGCCCTGGAGCGAGCGGCAGGGCCAGTCCGCCTTCGCCTGGTCGTGGCTCGGCGCCGCGCTGCAGGCCACCAACCTGTCCTTCGGCGTGGTGAACGCGCCCGGCCAGCGTTACCACCCGGCGATCATCGCTCAGGCCGTCGCGACCCTCGGCGCGATGTTCCCCGGCCGGTTCTGGGCGGCGCTGGGCACCGGCGAGTACAGCAACGAGCACATCACCGGCGGGCCGTGGCCGCGCAAGGAGGTGCGCAACGCCCGGCTGCTCGAATGCGTCGGCGTCATCCGCGACCTGCTCGACGGCGCCGAGGTCAGCCACGACGGGCTGGTCACCGTCGACCGGGCTCGCCTGTGGACGCGGCCCGAGACTCCGCCGCCGCTGATCGGGGCGGCGGTCAGCACCGAGACCGCCGCCTGGTGCGCCGGCTGGGCCGACGGGCTCGTCACGGTCAACGCGCCCGAGGAGCAGCTACGTGCCATGATCGCGGCGTACCGGGACGCCGGTGGCCGCGGGCCGCTCTGCCTGCAGGTGCATCTGAGCTGGGCGCCGACCGAGGCCGAGGCCGAGGCGATCGCGTACGAGCAGTGGCGCAGCAACGTCTTCGCGCCGCCGGTGTGCTGGGACCTCGAGCTGGCCGAGCACTTCGACGTGATCTCCGAGCAGGTCCCGCTCGCGCGGGTGCGTGAGGTCGTCAACATCTCCGCGGACCTGGACCGCCATGTGCAGTGGCTGCGCGACTATGCCGCCCTGGGGTTCGAGCGGATCTACCTGCACCACGTGGGGCAGGACCTGACCGGGTTCGTCGAGACCTTCGGTGCCAAGGTCCTGCCCGTTCTGCGTTAGTGCGTACCGGAGAGGGCGTTGTACTCGTCGGCCCGTTCCTGGCCGGACAGGGCGGCGATCGCGTCCATGATGTGGTCCGTCGCCTCGCGGCGGGCCCGCGCGGCGGTGCCCACCGGCGGGCCGAAGCGCAGCGGCTCGCCGAAGCGGACGGTCACCCGGCCGGGCCGCGGCAGCCGGGCGCCGACGGGCTGCACCCGGTCGGTGCCGAGCACGGCGACGGGCACGACCGGGGCGCCCGAGGCGAGCGCCAGCCACGCCACCCCGGTCCGCCCGCGGTAGAGCCGTCCGTCGCGGGACCGGCTGCCCTCGGGGTGGATGCCGAACGCGCGCCCGTCCTTGAGGACCCGCAGGGCGGTCTCCAGCGCCTCCTGCGCCGCCCGGTGCGCACCGCGGGGCACGGCGACGGCGCCGACAGCGGTCAGCGTGGTCCGGGTCAGCCATCCTCGCGGCCCCTGCCCGGTGAAGTACTCCTGCTTGGCCAGGAACGCCACCGGGCGCGGCGCCACCAGGGGGATGAGGAAGCTGTCCAGAAAGGACAGGTGATTCGCGGCCAGGATGACGGCGCCGTCGCGGGGAATGTGCTCGCGGCCCTCGACGTCGGGGCGGAAGGCGGCGTGGGTCAGCGGAACGAGCATGGCCCGGGCCAGGCGGGGCAGCAGCATCAGTGCTCCAGGTATGCGTCGACGGCGGTGCACAGCAGGGCGTCGGCGTCGGCGTCGCCGATCACTCCCAGACTGCCCCACGCCCAGAGCTGGGCGATGCCGTGCAGATTGGCCCAGAACGCGGC is a genomic window containing:
- a CDS encoding response regulator, with product MIRVFLLDDHEVVRRGLADLLHAAGDIEVVGESGSAPEAARRIPALRPDVAVLDARLPDGSGIDVCRDVRAVDSSIKGLILTSYEDDEALFAAIMAGASGYVLKQIRGTDLVDAVRRVAAGQSLLDPAVTQRVLERIRHGVEQPRELASLTDQERRILEYVAEGLTNREIAGKMFLAEKTVKNYVSSLLAKLGLERRTQAAVLATRLLGEHPR
- a CDS encoding GAF domain-containing sensor histidine kinase, producing the protein MNEPPSLGLTPLSRVRLDELLQEMLDRVGEVVASRERLRALLDAVVGISTDLDLRSTLQRIVESACALAGARYGALGVLAPDRRQLSDFITHGIDPADRAKIGDLPHGRGVLGLLISDPHPVRLPDITRHPRSYGFPPHHPPMHSFLGVPVRTRDQIFGNLYLAEKQGGTEFTDDDEELVVALAAAAGVAVDNARLFALARRRERWLSAAAEITSVLLGTVRRKEALQLIARRAREIAEAELVLVLLADPGDGRYTIEVADGADAMVGRVLDVDVDALGDMSLAEVADWPAPVPDGPALAAPLAGADLPQGVLIVAGAWFGGHDDAALLESFAGQAALALERARAQEERELLVVLEDRERIARDLHDVVIQRLFATGMQLQGVAPHALHPEAAARVNAAVDDLDATIRDIRRSIFELRAPAGASLRTELRDAVEAAAGALGFRPSLDVSGPVDSAVPDDVVPELLAVLREALSNVARHARASAVRVSVRAAGGEVTIRVEDDGVGTDPAAARGGLVNMGERARDLGGTFDVAAAPAGGTVLTWRVPLGP
- a CDS encoding lysophospholipid acyltransferase family protein, giving the protein MLLPRLARAMLVPLTHAAFRPDVEGREHIPRDGAVILAANHLSFLDSFLIPLVAPRPVAFLAKQEYFTGQGPRGWLTRTTLTAVGAVAVPRGAHRAAQEALETALRVLKDGRAFGIHPEGSRSRDGRLYRGRTGVAWLALASGAPVVPVAVLGTDRVQPVGARLPRPGRVTVRFGEPLRFGPPVGTAARARREATDHIMDAIAALSGQERADEYNALSGTH
- a CDS encoding TIGR03885 family FMN-dependent LLM class oxidoreductase; the encoded protein is MTDYGIHCSHEQIPPAELLAAVVAAERAGFDAAMCSDHFSPWSERQGQSAFAWSWLGAALQATNLSFGVVNAPGQRYHPAIIAQAVATLGAMFPGRFWAALGTGEYSNEHITGGPWPRKEVRNARLLECVGVIRDLLDGAEVSHDGLVTVDRARLWTRPETPPPLIGAAVSTETAAWCAGWADGLVTVNAPEEQLRAMIAAYRDAGGRGPLCLQVHLSWAPTEAEAEAIAYEQWRSNVFAPPVCWDLELAEHFDVISEQVPLARVREVVNISADLDRHVQWLRDYAALGFERIYLHHVGQDLTGFVETFGAKVLPVLR